From a single Bacteroidota bacterium genomic region:
- a CDS encoding DUF3843 family protein — MASKFPSWLHSHVLDKWKATRFYERIGEYDLFYIDLAKGIFSTLSTSTLMPLIVPEASEHDLADFSVWIAAWYEDFINEAGLWKAFTDRHQAVSGRALPFWDLDDYDAEYLNWQDMAMLLWTWERKVKSKKFSDPMSAAIRLQATVLTAMLESTIDIAPASTDWDDFLQLKPTDGFKEMRGKLMWIGLKSYLYGQLDFVGRDAEIQQKLRKEAVGQSEPYLKNVGYDIKLEVLFNFVTQFGGERLPVMASRILRGEPEVLASVAACSEKVLGTFWLEGSDAECHYLKEKESGRTFRVVRESANLKAENGRIVQTSLIKWRGDFWIGGVSTQDFGIAPKSKPEASLPLTLGTDEEVAEILEMLEVEYQCFISKFGGPLKFCASRSEAEDALQEFYSELEAVLARKKGREPEEVNLPKLTDYPVNESIAIFYSKGSGILISADAGYVIDFLGREPQGPSEIKSAFMSLFLECNYPMVHTIAQNYSLTPLQIPGFQFEVAPNVPALCWFMNPSGAGAPKPNMGIAVNGE; from the coding sequence ATGGCATCAAAATTTCCTTCTTGGCTTCATTCTCATGTCCTTGACAAATGGAAGGCGACACGGTTTTATGAGCGTATCGGTGAATATGACCTGTTTTACATTGATTTGGCCAAAGGCATTTTCAGTACGCTGAGTACCTCGACGCTGATGCCGCTGATCGTTCCCGAGGCTTCCGAGCACGACCTTGCGGACTTTTCTGTATGGATTGCGGCTTGGTATGAGGACTTCATCAACGAAGCCGGACTCTGGAAGGCATTCACAGATCGGCATCAAGCAGTGAGTGGAAGGGCTTTGCCTTTTTGGGACCTCGATGATTATGACGCTGAATACTTGAATTGGCAGGACATGGCGATGTTGCTGTGGACTTGGGAGCGTAAAGTGAAGTCGAAGAAATTTTCTGATCCGATGTCGGCGGCAATTAGGTTGCAAGCAACTGTGTTGACTGCTATGCTGGAGTCGACGATCGACATAGCGCCCGCTTCCACGGACTGGGACGATTTCCTTCAATTGAAACCAACGGATGGCTTCAAGGAAATGCGTGGCAAGTTGATGTGGATCGGGTTGAAGTCGTATTTGTATGGCCAACTTGATTTCGTTGGCAGAGACGCCGAGATCCAACAAAAGCTCAGAAAGGAAGCCGTTGGCCAAAGCGAACCGTACCTCAAAAATGTTGGCTATGACATCAAGCTCGAGGTGCTGTTTAATTTTGTGACCCAGTTTGGTGGCGAAAGGCTCCCCGTCATGGCATCACGCATTCTTCGCGGCGAGCCTGAGGTGTTGGCAAGCGTCGCGGCGTGTTCAGAAAAGGTACTCGGCACGTTTTGGCTGGAAGGAAGTGATGCAGAATGTCATTATCTAAAGGAGAAGGAATCGGGTCGCACATTCAGGGTGGTTCGCGAATCTGCAAATTTGAAGGCGGAAAATGGCCGTATCGTGCAAACGAGCTTGATCAAATGGCGCGGCGATTTTTGGATCGGAGGGGTTTCTACACAAGATTTTGGAATCGCACCGAAATCCAAACCAGAGGCCTCGCTGCCGCTCACTTTGGGGACCGACGAAGAAGTCGCTGAGATACTGGAAATGCTGGAGGTTGAGTACCAATGCTTCATTTCTAAGTTCGGAGGGCCTTTGAAATTCTGCGCCTCCAGGTCCGAAGCGGAAGATGCCTTGCAGGAATTTTATTCGGAGCTCGAAGCCGTTTTGGCGCGCAAAAAGGGTCGGGAGCCCGAGGAAGTCAATCTACCCAAGCTCACGGACTACCCCGTCAATGAATCCATTGCAATTTTCTATTCGAAGGGAAGCGGCATTCTCATCAGTGCGGACGCCGGTTATGTGATCGATTTTCTAGGAAGGGAGCCGCAGGGTCCAAGCGAAATCAAGTCCGCATTCATGAGCCTTTTCCTGGAATGCAACTATCCGATGGTTCACACAATCGCCCAAAACTATTCGCTGACGCCATTACAGATACCGGGATTTCAGTTTGAGGTTGCACCCAACGTGCCTGCCCTTTGTTGGTTCATGAATCCCTCGGGCGCAGGTGCGCCAAAACCGAATATGGGGATTGCGGTGAATGGGGAGTGA
- a CDS encoding phenylalanine--tRNA ligase subunit beta — MKISYNWLRQYIDFEWTPEELGNKLTMAGLEVEGIERYDLHPGGLEGVVTGEVVTCIKHPGADKLHITTVDVGGAELLPIVCGAPNVAAGQKVVVALVGAKLYPVEGEPFEIKKAKIRSADSMGMICAEDEIGLGHSHAGIILLPDATPVGLPAASVFKLESDHTLEIGLTPNRVDAASHYGVARDVAALLGKKARMPQISPLPSELISNPISVSLPEQDRCPRYVGIYIEGVTIGESPEWLQHRLKAVGLRPINNVVDVTNYVLHELCQPLHAFDADKIAGKAITVRTLAEDSTFKTLDGQERKILAGQDLMICDGSGPVAIAGIMGGENSEVSATTTNIFLESAYFEPSGIRRTGARLGMKTDASFRFERGIDPNITELAALRAAYLIQDVAGGKLSRLKDEGTQEFQPREITFDLARANRLMGTTFSVDEVIQILSLLDILVAKSGGSEVLQLAVPLYRVDVTRPQDVMEEILRIYGYNNVPFPAQNRMALNLKMEIDPVALRQRYFDGLAASGWNELVTNPLVSNRYRLETTANLINNLSEDLALLRDSMVYTGLDVIEYNHNRKNTDLRLFEFGKTYGYQGADGGGKYHEKEWIAYFLTGNATPTHWSGKQPRAGFFTITREMERLASAFGFAADLRELEGHPTFDYGLEMVKGEKVIARFGALHGNLLKGRDIKGDVFYAEVDWDQLLRQYKKAKVAYQPLSKFPSVSRDISAIVPENVRFATIAAAIRSTNPKLIKTVGISDVYKGDSIGQGKKSYLLNLTILDDTKTLEDAQVDKIMAKVFEKLEKDFALEIRK, encoded by the coding sequence ATGAAAATCTCTTACAACTGGCTTCGGCAGTATATCGACTTCGAATGGACCCCCGAAGAATTGGGCAACAAGCTCACCATGGCCGGACTCGAAGTGGAGGGCATTGAGCGCTATGACCTCCATCCCGGCGGATTGGAAGGTGTTGTGACGGGCGAAGTTGTCACCTGTATCAAACATCCGGGTGCCGACAAGTTGCACATAACAACCGTGGATGTCGGTGGTGCTGAGCTTCTACCCATCGTTTGCGGGGCCCCCAACGTCGCTGCTGGACAAAAGGTGGTCGTCGCTTTGGTCGGTGCTAAATTGTACCCCGTGGAAGGCGAACCCTTCGAAATCAAAAAGGCAAAGATTCGCAGCGCCGACAGCATGGGCATGATCTGCGCGGAAGATGAAATCGGCCTAGGACATAGCCATGCCGGCATTATTCTTCTGCCCGATGCAACGCCCGTCGGACTTCCCGCCGCAAGCGTCTTCAAATTGGAAAGCGACCATACCCTTGAAATTGGGCTTACACCCAACCGCGTGGATGCCGCTTCGCATTATGGCGTGGCCCGAGACGTTGCCGCGCTGCTCGGGAAAAAAGCCCGCATGCCCCAAATTTCGCCGCTTCCCAGCGAATTGATCAGCAATCCCATCAGCGTTTCCTTGCCCGAACAGGACCGTTGTCCGCGGTATGTCGGCATCTACATTGAAGGCGTGACCATCGGCGAAAGTCCGGAATGGCTCCAACATCGCCTCAAGGCCGTTGGCTTGCGTCCTATCAACAACGTCGTGGACGTCACCAACTACGTCCTCCACGAACTTTGTCAACCCTTGCATGCCTTTGACGCTGACAAAATTGCGGGAAAGGCTATCACAGTGCGCACCTTGGCCGAGGACAGCACTTTCAAAACCCTTGACGGTCAGGAACGCAAGATTTTGGCCGGACAGGACTTGATGATCTGCGACGGCAGCGGCCCGGTGGCCATTGCCGGCATCATGGGTGGAGAAAACTCCGAAGTCAGCGCCACGACCACCAATATTTTCCTCGAATCGGCTTATTTCGAGCCCTCCGGCATCCGTCGCACGGGTGCGCGCTTGGGCATGAAGACGGATGCAAGCTTCCGTTTCGAGCGGGGCATCGACCCGAATATCACCGAATTGGCAGCTTTGCGGGCAGCTTACCTGATTCAGGACGTGGCTGGCGGCAAACTTTCGCGTTTGAAGGACGAAGGCACGCAAGAATTTCAGCCGCGGGAAATTACATTCGACCTTGCCCGTGCCAACCGTTTGATGGGAACAACGTTTTCTGTCGACGAAGTGATTCAAATCCTGAGCTTGCTCGACATTTTGGTCGCCAAATCGGGTGGGAGCGAGGTGCTGCAATTGGCCGTGCCGCTCTACCGTGTCGATGTCACACGTCCGCAGGACGTCATGGAGGAGATTTTGCGCATTTACGGCTACAACAACGTGCCGTTCCCCGCGCAAAACCGCATGGCGCTCAACCTGAAAATGGAAATTGATCCCGTTGCCTTGCGGCAGCGTTACTTCGACGGCCTCGCAGCTTCCGGATGGAATGAATTGGTGACCAATCCATTGGTTTCCAATCGCTACCGCCTGGAGACGACGGCCAATTTGATCAACAACCTGAGCGAGGACCTTGCCTTGCTGCGCGACAGCATGGTCTATACCGGCTTGGATGTGATTGAATACAACCACAACCGCAAAAATACCGACCTGCGCTTGTTCGAATTTGGCAAAACCTACGGTTATCAGGGTGCCGATGGTGGCGGCAAATACCATGAGAAAGAATGGATCGCCTATTTCCTGACGGGAAATGCAACGCCCACGCATTGGTCGGGCAAGCAACCGCGGGCAGGATTTTTCACGATCACCCGTGAAATGGAGCGTTTGGCATCGGCATTCGGCTTTGCAGCTGACCTCCGCGAATTGGAAGGCCATCCAACCTTTGACTACGGACTCGAAATGGTCAAAGGGGAGAAGGTCATCGCCCGTTTTGGTGCGCTCCATGGCAACTTGCTCAAAGGACGCGACATCAAGGGCGACGTATTCTATGCCGAAGTCGATTGGGATCAGCTGTTGCGCCAATACAAAAAGGCAAAAGTCGCCTATCAACCGCTGTCCAAGTTTCCGTCGGTGAGCCGCGACATCAGCGCGATTGTTCCTGAAAATGTGCGGTTTGCGACCATCGCAGCTGCCATTCGCAGTACCAATCCCAAGCTGATCAAAACGGTGGGAATCAGTGATGTGTACAAAGGCGACAGCATCGGGCAAGGCAAAAAGAGCTATTTGCTCAACCTTACCATTCTCGACGACACCAAAACCCTCGAAGACGCGCAGGTCGACAAGATCATGGCCAAGGTTTTTGAGAAGCTGGAAAAGGATTTCGCATTGGAAATCAGGAAGTAA
- a CDS encoding cell division protein ZapA — MNRPYPLLVKADEEEAVRNAAKLINDRIKAYKDRFSVQDDLDLVIMCCLELATDNLNQGLRLRGSLRSANEGIDLIDEALNGAILNLEEVSTTVQPS, encoded by the coding sequence ATGAATCGTCCCTACCCGCTGCTGGTAAAAGCAGACGAGGAAGAGGCGGTTCGGAACGCTGCCAAGTTGATCAATGACCGGATCAAAGCATATAAAGATCGTTTTTCCGTACAGGACGATCTGGATTTGGTCATCATGTGCTGTCTTGAACTCGCTACCGACAACCTCAACCAAGGTTTGAGGCTACGCGGCAGCCTGCGCAGTGCCAACGAAGGCATCGACTTGATCGATGAAGCCCTCAATGGCGCGATATTGAATTTGGAGGAAGTCAGCACCACGGTGCAGCCCTCCTGA
- the rny gene encoding ribonuclease Y has protein sequence MVSTIVAVIIGVIALAAGFGVGYMIKSANTAKEIESANVKAESTINQAKLRAEGILKEAELKADNLSKDRMMQAREKVNQMTNAAEIEQKKKSERLDQGEQRVKQKEAQLNQKTEQIKKDQQRVDSLSTELTRQREVLNGRQEELERLIHSQVIELEKVANLSAEDARNKLMEAVRDEARTMASAQMKEIIEEAKLSANKEAKKIIIQTIQRTASEHAIENTVSVFQLENDDIKGRIIGREGRNIRALEAATGIEVIVDDTPEAIILSGFDPVRREIARLSLHKLVQDGRIHPARIEEVVKKVTKQINEEIVETGERTVIDLGIHGLHPELVRMIGRMKYRSSYGQNLLQHSREVANLCATMASELGLNAKAAKRAGLLHDIGKVPEDAPELPHAILGMEIAKKYGEKDDILNAIGAHHDEIEMTCNIAPIIQACDAISGSRPGARREIVEGYIQRLKDLENLALAYPGVSKSYAIQAGRELRVIVESEQVTDEQADLLAFDISEKIMKEMQYPGQIKVAVIREKRAIAYAK, from the coding sequence ATGGTTAGTACAATAGTTGCAGTGATCATAGGGGTAATTGCGCTTGCAGCCGGCTTTGGAGTCGGCTACATGATCAAAAGCGCAAATACCGCCAAAGAGATCGAGTCTGCCAATGTCAAGGCAGAATCCACGATCAACCAAGCCAAACTTCGTGCCGAAGGCATCTTGAAGGAGGCCGAACTCAAAGCCGACAATCTCAGCAAGGACCGCATGATGCAGGCCCGCGAGAAGGTCAATCAAATGACCAATGCTGCCGAAATCGAGCAAAAGAAAAAGTCCGAGCGATTGGATCAAGGTGAGCAGAGAGTCAAGCAAAAAGAGGCGCAGCTCAACCAGAAAACCGAGCAGATCAAAAAGGATCAGCAGCGTGTCGACAGCCTTTCTACCGAACTCACCCGCCAACGCGAGGTGCTCAACGGCCGTCAGGAAGAACTCGAGCGTTTGATCCATTCCCAAGTGATCGAATTGGAAAAAGTTGCCAACCTGAGCGCCGAAGACGCCCGCAACAAGCTCATGGAAGCTGTGCGCGACGAAGCACGCACCATGGCAAGCGCACAGATGAAGGAAATCATCGAGGAAGCCAAGCTCAGCGCCAACAAGGAAGCCAAGAAGATCATCATCCAGACGATCCAACGCACCGCTTCCGAGCACGCCATCGAAAACACGGTTTCCGTGTTCCAACTTGAAAACGACGACATCAAAGGCCGCATCATCGGTCGCGAAGGCCGTAACATCCGTGCACTCGAAGCTGCAACCGGCATCGAAGTCATCGTGGACGATACCCCTGAGGCCATCATCCTCTCCGGATTTGACCCCGTGCGCCGCGAAATCGCACGCCTTTCCTTGCACAAACTCGTGCAGGACGGACGTATCCACCCGGCCCGTATCGAGGAAGTCGTGAAGAAAGTCACCAAGCAGATCAACGAAGAAATCGTCGAAACCGGCGAACGCACCGTGATCGACTTGGGCATCCACGGTCTGCACCCCGAACTCGTGCGCATGATCGGCCGCATGAAATACCGTTCCAGCTACGGTCAGAACTTGTTGCAGCACAGCCGCGAGGTCGCCAACCTCTGCGCGACCATGGCTTCGGAGCTTGGCCTGAATGCCAAAGCCGCCAAGCGCGCTGGACTTTTGCATGACATTGGCAAGGTGCCGGAAGATGCCCCAGAACTGCCACACGCAATCTTGGGCATGGAAATCGCCAAGAAATACGGCGAAAAAGACGATATCCTCAACGCCATCGGCGCCCACCACGACGAAATCGAGATGACCTGCAACATTGCGCCGATCATCCAGGCTTGTGACGCCATCAGCGGTTCACGTCCCGGCGCTCGCCGCGAGATCGTCGAGGGCTACATTCAGCGTCTCAAAGACCTCGAAAACCTTGCCTTGGCTTATCCCGGCGTCTCCAAAAGCTACGCCATCCAGGCCGGCCGCGAGCTGCGCGTGATCGTCGAAAGCGAGCAGGTGACCGACGAGCAAGCAGATTTGCTTGCCTTCGACATCAGCGAGAAGATCATGAAGGAAATGCAATACCCCGGCCAAATCAAAGTGGCTGTGATTCGCGAAAAGCGCGCCATCGCCTACGCGAAGTAA
- a CDS encoding DUF4178 domain-containing protein → MQQYNCPNCGAPLVFHSSVSVHTTCAFCRSMVVRHDMNLETIGQVAELLDDMSPFQVGTRGTYKGQNFTLVGRIKVLYDKGTWSEWYAYFDDGREGWLAEAQGNYMMTYAADASRIQFEGAIKPLAEAKIDQTLFFVEDVKEVTYAASEGELPQIFKPKEQVTSVDLRSENGVFASMTIKGDGRHLFIGEYVEFDTFDFQYLRTLDGW, encoded by the coding sequence ATGCAGCAGTACAACTGCCCCAATTGCGGCGCTCCACTTGTGTTTCATTCATCCGTTTCGGTACATACGACCTGCGCGTTTTGCCGGTCGATGGTCGTGCGGCATGACATGAACCTCGAGACGATCGGGCAGGTGGCCGAATTGCTGGATGACATGTCGCCCTTCCAAGTGGGCACCCGCGGGACCTACAAAGGACAGAATTTTACGCTCGTAGGTCGGATCAAAGTACTTTACGACAAAGGTACTTGGAGCGAATGGTACGCCTATTTCGATGACGGACGCGAAGGTTGGCTCGCCGAGGCGCAGGGCAATTACATGATGACCTACGCGGCAGATGCCTCGCGCATCCAATTCGAAGGGGCCATCAAACCGCTTGCCGAGGCCAAGATTGATCAGACTTTGTTTTTTGTCGAGGATGTCAAGGAAGTGACCTATGCAGCAAGCGAAGGCGAACTTCCTCAAATTTTTAAACCCAAGGAACAAGTGACAAGCGTGGACTTGCGGTCAGAAAACGGCGTTTTTGCCTCCATGACCATCAAAGGAGACGGCCGCCACCTTTTTATCGGCGAATATGTCGAATTCGATACTTTTGACTTTCAATACTTGAGGACGCTCGATGGCTGGTGA
- a CDS encoding DUF4178 domain-containing protein, which translates to MAGEPTSKTPMGGVKAFNCRSCGGQVNLLAPGQTLSAVCTHCGAVADLTDDNFKVISKYKDAMTRKPLIDIGTKVKFEGKDWQVVGYMLRMVREFDFYWEEYLLFNPYYGFRFLACAYGHWSWIKMVTDLPISEYKKTHFNYQGNAFRPLTQGKAEVMFVLGEFYWKVHLGDVAFTSDFVAPPFMLSMEAESGGVIWSLGQYVEPKIVADAVGLDIAQMPNRAGVGANQVNRHQQNLKRLTPIWLLSMVLTVALGLFLPRVLRNRWHWS; encoded by the coding sequence ATGGCTGGTGAACCGACTTCCAAGACTCCGATGGGAGGTGTCAAGGCCTTCAACTGTCGTAGCTGCGGCGGACAGGTAAACCTGCTTGCGCCGGGACAAACACTTTCCGCAGTCTGTACCCATTGTGGAGCGGTTGCTGATTTGACCGATGACAACTTCAAGGTCATCAGCAAGTACAAGGATGCCATGACACGGAAGCCGCTCATCGACATCGGCACCAAGGTCAAGTTTGAAGGCAAAGATTGGCAAGTTGTCGGATACATGTTGCGCATGGTCCGCGAATTTGACTTCTATTGGGAAGAATACCTGCTGTTTAATCCCTACTACGGATTCCGATTCCTCGCTTGCGCCTATGGGCATTGGTCATGGATCAAAATGGTGACCGATCTGCCGATTTCGGAGTACAAAAAGACGCATTTCAATTATCAGGGAAATGCATTTCGGCCCTTGACGCAGGGAAAAGCAGAGGTGATGTTTGTCCTCGGCGAATTCTATTGGAAGGTGCATTTGGGAGATGTTGCCTTTACCTCGGATTTTGTTGCACCACCCTTCATGCTGTCCATGGAGGCGGAATCCGGCGGCGTCATCTGGTCGCTCGGCCAATATGTCGAGCCCAAAATTGTCGCGGATGCAGTGGGTTTGGACATCGCGCAAATGCCCAATCGCGCAGGTGTGGGGGCCAATCAGGTCAATCGTCATCAACAAAATCTGAAGCGCCTTACACCCATTTGGCTCCTCAGCATGGTGCTGACGGTAGCTTTGGGGCTGTTTTTACCGCGCGTGCTCCGAAACAGGTGGCATTGGAGCTGA
- a CDS encoding DUF350 domain-containing protein, which produces MDFIDFKVLANAAVFSAVGIVIFILAAFIFEWVTPFKLWKEIVDNKNIAVAIVTAGAFLGLAIIVASAHG; this is translated from the coding sequence ATGGATTTCATCGATTTCAAAGTCCTCGCCAATGCAGCCGTATTTTCGGCTGTGGGCATCGTCATTTTCATCCTTGCTGCTTTCATCTTTGAATGGGTCACCCCGTTTAAACTCTGGAAGGAGATCGTGGACAATAAAAACATCGCCGTAGCGATTGTGACGGCAGGTGCATTCCTTGGTTTGGCGATCATTGTCGCTTCGGCGCATGGTTGA
- a CDS encoding FAD-dependent oxidoreductase gives MKNDPLSRRQFLTRAGLAGLGILALGGGAWSCKNEANAIPGSLLGPDVENGHRLREAMARPKVVQTIKTDILIVGGGVAGLAAAWQLRQRGIHDFVLLEMEGECGGNSRGGTQNSLRHPWGAHYLPVPDGNNLPLMQFLQENAVVKGFDLANRPIFNELYLCHSPQERLLIHGTWQKGLVPNLGVPDAEKAQIQRFFAEIDAWKQRIGNDGKPAFAIPADESSQDPDFLQLDLQTMAAWLLEKGLNSEHLRWYVDYCCRDDFGLGVDECSAWAGMHYFAARTGGGANAESGAVLTWPQGNGWLTERLRDGLSNGKQVLQRKMVFSLENMPEGVEALALDLDRAGECVRVQARAAVFAGPQYVAAHVVRGHSGLNPAFTYAPWMVANARVKLRGNSALSDIHWDNVAYGRPSLGYVYAGQQGLQGNIPEEAMLTWYEPLTGMAPVAARKQALEKDYAHWQAYVMADLEFMHPGLVADVKQLDVWRWGHGMVRPVPGMLTGKPIAAARLPIGNIHFAHSDLSGISIFEEAFHRGVLAANAVIAL, from the coding sequence ATGAAGAATGACCCGCTTTCCCGAAGGCAATTCCTGACCCGCGCCGGATTGGCAGGTTTGGGAATTTTGGCTTTGGGCGGAGGCGCTTGGTCCTGCAAAAACGAGGCGAATGCAATCCCCGGCAGCCTTTTGGGGCCGGATGTTGAAAATGGACACCGTTTGCGGGAGGCCATGGCCCGTCCCAAGGTCGTCCAAACGATTAAAACGGACATACTGATCGTCGGAGGCGGCGTTGCCGGACTCGCTGCTGCCTGGCAATTGCGCCAAAGGGGCATCCACGATTTTGTTTTGCTGGAAATGGAGGGCGAATGCGGCGGAAATTCCCGTGGCGGAACGCAAAACAGCTTGCGTCACCCTTGGGGAGCGCATTATTTGCCCGTTCCCGATGGCAACAACCTGCCTTTGATGCAGTTTTTGCAGGAAAACGCCGTCGTCAAAGGCTTTGATCTTGCAAATCGTCCCATTTTCAACGAATTGTACCTTTGCCATTCCCCGCAGGAGCGCCTGCTCATTCATGGCACTTGGCAAAAGGGACTCGTTCCCAATCTTGGCGTTCCCGATGCCGAAAAGGCGCAAATCCAGCGGTTTTTTGCCGAAATAGACGCTTGGAAGCAACGCATCGGCAACGATGGTAAGCCCGCTTTTGCGATTCCCGCCGATGAGAGTTCGCAGGATCCGGATTTCCTGCAACTGGATCTCCAAACGATGGCCGCTTGGTTGCTGGAAAAGGGACTGAATTCGGAGCATTTGCGCTGGTACGTCGACTATTGTTGCCGCGACGACTTCGGTTTGGGCGTGGACGAATGTTCGGCATGGGCGGGAATGCACTATTTCGCGGCGCGGACAGGTGGGGGAGCGAATGCAGAAAGCGGGGCGGTTTTGACGTGGCCGCAAGGCAACGGTTGGCTGACCGAACGCTTGCGGGATGGACTTTCGAACGGAAAGCAGGTATTGCAGCGGAAAATGGTTTTCTCCTTGGAGAATATGCCGGAGGGTGTCGAAGCCTTGGCGCTCGACCTCGACCGCGCGGGCGAATGTGTACGCGTGCAAGCGCGCGCGGCCGTGTTCGCGGGTCCGCAATACGTGGCAGCGCATGTGGTGCGCGGGCATTCGGGCCTGAATCCTGCCTTCACGTATGCGCCATGGATGGTCGCCAACGCACGTGTGAAACTCAGAGGAAATTCCGCGCTCAGCGACATCCATTGGGACAATGTCGCCTACGGCCGCCCGTCGCTCGGATATGTTTATGCCGGGCAGCAAGGTCTGCAAGGCAATATTCCCGAGGAGGCGATGCTCACTTGGTACGAACCACTGACCGGAATGGCGCCCGTTGCGGCCCGCAAGCAGGCTTTGGAAAAGGACTACGCCCATTGGCAGGCGTATGTGATGGCAGATTTGGAGTTTATGCACCCCGGTTTGGTCGCGGATGTCAAGCAGCTCGATGTCTGGCGCTGGGGCCACGGCATGGTGCGGCCCGTTCCGGGAATGCTTACCGGCAAGCCGATCGCAGCTGCACGATTGCCGATCGGGAACATCCACTTCGCCCACAGCGATCTCAGCGGCATTTCGATTTTTGAAGAGGCCTTTCACCGAGGGGTTTTGGCTGCAAATGCGGTTATTGCGTTGTGA
- a CDS encoding IS110 family transposase, whose protein sequence is MQEQFTHYVGIDVSKLTLNIAICDSSRQILEEYEIENLVPAIKSMLVKLKKIKGFDVKNTIFCLEHTGNYCTPFLEASDAKSLNTWMENPTAIKRSLGIVRGKSDQADARQIAVYACRFIDKAKLWKRPPHEIAELRALFSERNRLVKVIGILTVPIREAAQMGNKVAAGTGKFSEKAVKELVASKVSIEERIAEIVAEVPEIQQNMELLKSIKGIGRETAVMLIVFTQNFTLFANAKQFACFCGVAPFPHSSGTSVKGKTKISRMGNRIAKALLTTAAWSASRFDLELKTYHQRRVAEGVEPMASINIIRNKLLGRAFSVIRRQERFQVDWNPESKRA, encoded by the coding sequence ATGCAAGAGCAATTTACGCATTATGTGGGAATTGACGTCTCAAAACTGACGTTGAACATCGCGATCTGCGATTCCTCTCGCCAAATCCTTGAGGAGTATGAGATTGAAAATCTTGTACCGGCAATCAAGTCGATGTTGGTGAAACTGAAGAAAATCAAGGGGTTTGACGTGAAAAACACGATTTTCTGCTTGGAACATACCGGCAATTACTGCACCCCTTTCTTGGAAGCGAGTGATGCCAAAAGTCTCAATACTTGGATGGAAAACCCTACCGCCATAAAGCGGAGTTTGGGGATCGTCCGTGGGAAAAGCGACCAAGCTGACGCACGACAGATTGCGGTTTATGCTTGTCGTTTCATTGACAAGGCCAAGCTTTGGAAAAGGCCACCGCACGAAATCGCCGAGTTGCGGGCATTGTTTTCAGAACGCAACCGACTTGTCAAGGTCATCGGCATTTTGACCGTACCCATCAGGGAGGCGGCCCAGATGGGAAACAAGGTTGCCGCAGGAACAGGCAAATTTTCCGAAAAGGCGGTGAAGGAACTCGTTGCATCCAAGGTGAGTATCGAGGAGAGGATCGCAGAAATTGTAGCAGAGGTGCCTGAAATCCAGCAAAATATGGAGCTCCTGAAGTCCATTAAAGGGATCGGACGCGAGACAGCGGTAATGCTCATCGTTTTCACACAGAACTTCACCCTGTTTGCCAACGCCAAGCAATTTGCATGTTTCTGTGGCGTAGCACCATTTCCACACAGTTCGGGAACAAGTGTCAAGGGGAAGACCAAGATCTCAAGAATGGGCAACCGGATTGCAAAGGCACTCTTGACCACTGCCGCATGGTCAGCATCACGATTTGACCTTGAGTTGAAGACCTATCACCAACGAAGAGTAGCCGAAGGGGTCGAACCCATGGCTTCAATCAACATAATCAGGAATAAGCTGTTAGGCAGGGCATTTTCCGTCATTCGCAGGCAGGAGCGATTCCAGGTTGACTGGAATCCAGAATCAAAAAGAGCCTGA